In Papaver somniferum cultivar HN1 chromosome 9, ASM357369v1, whole genome shotgun sequence, the genomic stretch AACTGAGCAATGAAAGATTTGTGCAGTAGCCGTTTCCTGAACAAGATTGGGAAGAAAACAGGGAACCTAATAGAAGTGTAGGAGTGCTGGGAGACAGCATTTGTCTGGGTATTAGTTATATTAAGTCCATTGATATATGGGTGATGCAGGAATATGGAGTGCCAGAATCTtggagtaagagatttaccattACCCAGTCAGAACTCCGTTGTAAGCCAATGTGGTCTTTTGAGAATTGTGAGGTTCTACTGGATACCTTTTACGACTTGATGATATATAACCCGAAGAGAGGAGAATTTAGAACAATGGCCATGCCCCATATAACTCATGTGAGCAGGGGTGTAGAGTTGTATGTAGAGAGTTTAGTTTCAGTTAAATCGAATTCTTATGTGGAGAAGAAGATTAAGAATAAAAGCATCAAGGAGCTAGTTAGTGGCAATGAGGCAGTTATATCAAATCTTCTGCAATTGGCCATCTCTTACATTAAATCTTGTTATTTTTCCGCACTTGGTCATTTTTTACATTACTTTCATGTCATAACATTGGCATGTCTGATGGTATTTACTACGGTTTTAATGAGAGCAAGAATTTCATTACAATTGCAAAGGAAAAATATGGGTTAGAAGTTGGTGGATAGAGAACTAAGACCTTAATTAACAAAGTGGTCTGATGCCTctaaaatttcatttcattttggtGGCTAACAAGACCTTAATTAACAAAGGGGTCTGATGCCCCGAACATTTCATTTTGGCATAGTAGGGTGTAAAGCTTGCTGAGGCCAAGATGCGATGGACTTTCTTGGGTGGAAGCTATTATAATATCAAAAGCGATTATTTAATTGCAGCTTAAAAGTAAATATAAAATATGAAATTCCAGATCTCTTTTTCCCAtcatagcaaaattgaaaatccaAAATTGAAACCACACcaacaacaaccaaaacccaggACAAAACTTAAAGAAAAATCTTATTGATTCCtttgtcgtcatcatcatcatcgctcACAAAACGGTATACATAGAGATTAGCATTATAACTACTACAAAACTGAAGACTGTAAAGTAAACTAATTAATTAAGCACCAGGAGCAGCATCTTTAACCTTACTTTGCAAATACCCACCATATTCTCGTGCATAATCTTTCATATGACTGGCTGTATCAGCAATCCGACTACGAGCATAATCAACACGATCAGATCCCGGTGGATGTCTTCCTCTGAAATACTTGTACATCCATGAACACACAGCTAATAAAGACACACCAAATCCAGTCATTGATAGAAAACCAGCACTCGCAATCAATAAAACTGTACCTGCTGGTACCCATATAGGACTTGACAAGATAATCAATGGTGTGAAAAATATCAAACCCATAACTACTGCTGTTAATGTTAACCCTGTGAGAAATAGTAAAATACCACCTGATATAACTAAGGTTAATAGCCCAACAACTTGGGTTGAATTTGGTGCATGCTCTTGAATTCTTTTCAGAAtagtaccaccaccaccaccaccggttGTTACCATGGTGGTCCCACCAGTTGGTCTTGTTGTTGAAACTCTTTGAGCTTGGGGTTGGACGGAATGACGATCCGCCATTGTTTTTTAGTTCTTAAGGGTTTCGATCTTATATTTTGGAGAGAATAAAGTTCCTAGCAGATGTAAGAGAGAATCTTGAATATTTATATTGAGAGAGAGAATGAGAGTTGAGGTGGTAGAATGAGGACAGATGTAAATAAAAACGAGAACAGCGGCATGCAAAGCAACACTTGTTAAACTTGGGAATGACTAATTCAGTAAAGACCACTCCATGTACTTCTCCTATGTTTTCTGTTTGGACTTCGGAGAACATGACTTTGTCCAGCTGTTTTTCATGTCGCTATGAAAATTAAAATGTAAGATATGTGCACATTGGAAACCAACGGAACCAGGATAGAAATCTAAGTGCGCTGAAAGCCTAAAACCGCTACGAATCAAACTTTTAAGGGGGTATTTTTCACACAAAAAATTAGGTATGTAGAAATTATTTTTAGTCTGGATTTAAAGTTTTGGGGAAGGCTGTTCCACAACTGCACCCGAGTCTATCTGATCGTGAACCCTTGGGAACATAACTGTTCGTAGAATGAAGGTCT encodes the following:
- the LOC113308347 gene encoding oleosin 16 kDa-like → MADRHSVQPQAQRVSTTRPTGGTTMVTTGGGGGGTILKRIQEHAPNSTQVVGLLTLVISGGILLFLTGLTLTAVVMGLIFFTPLIILSSPIWVPAGTVLLIASAGFLSMTGFGVSLLAVCSWMYKYFRGRHPPGSDRVDYARSRIADTASHMKDYAREYGGYLQSKVKDAAPGA